In Phreatobacter stygius, a genomic segment contains:
- a CDS encoding SDR family oxidoreductase, with protein sequence MTKKVAIVTAGGSGMGAATARRLARDGFEVAILSSSGKGEALAKELGGIGVTGSNQSNDDLKRLVEATVDRWGRVDVLVNSAGHGPRAPILDLSDEDWHRGMEVYFLSAVRPTRLVTPIMQAQGGGSIVNISTAWAFEPDAMFPTSAVSRAGLAAFTKIFVDTYAADNIRMNNVLPGWIDSLPATEERRRGVPLQRYGKSDEIAGTIAFLVSADAGYITGQNIRVDGGITRAI encoded by the coding sequence ATGACAAAAAAGGTTGCCATCGTCACCGCGGGCGGCAGCGGCATGGGGGCTGCGACCGCGCGCCGCCTCGCCAGGGATGGTTTCGAGGTCGCGATCCTCTCGTCATCGGGCAAGGGCGAGGCGTTGGCCAAGGAGTTGGGCGGCATCGGCGTCACCGGGTCCAACCAGTCGAACGACGATCTGAAGCGCCTGGTCGAGGCCACCGTCGACCGCTGGGGGCGTGTCGACGTTCTGGTCAACAGTGCCGGCCACGGGCCGCGCGCGCCGATCCTCGACCTGTCGGATGAAGACTGGCACCGGGGCATGGAGGTCTATTTCCTGAGCGCGGTCCGACCGACCCGGCTGGTGACACCGATCATGCAGGCCCAGGGCGGCGGCTCCATCGTCAATATCTCGACCGCCTGGGCCTTCGAGCCGGATGCCATGTTCCCGACCTCGGCGGTGTCGCGAGCTGGCCTTGCCGCCTTCACCAAGATCTTCGTCGACACCTATGCGGCGGACAATATCCGCATGAACAACGTGCTGCCCGGCTGGATCGACAGCCTGCCGGCCACCGAGGAGCGGCGCCGGGGCGTGCCGCTGCAACGTTATGGCAAAAGCGACGAGATCGCCGGCACCATCGCTTTCCTGGTCTCGGCGGATGCCGGCTATATCACCGGCCAGAACATTCGCGTCGATGGCGGCATCACCCGGGCGATCTGA
- a CDS encoding xanthine dehydrogenase family protein molybdopterin-binding subunit, producing MTPTKFGMGQALTRLEDAPLLKGEGRYVADLVPEGALVGYVVRAPYAFADFTITDTSAARAMKGVKAIFTAEDLTEIGLLPLMSVVPTKNRKPIVAPPWEVLCSKTVRHGGDGIAFVVADTLERAKDAAEAIEVDYSPRAPAIDAVDALKPGAPQVWPDIPGNLAAEVVLGDEAATEKAFAKAARTVSLTIVNNRLVTNYMETRGCLVEYDAKAKSYTLTMGSQGSHGVQAILADKIFKIPKDRIRVITPDVGGGFGTKTFMFREYPLCMLAAQKLKKPVAWVQDRAEHFMACSQGRDNVSTATAALDKRGKILAVKVDTIADMGAYLSQYSTFIPYVGALMLAGVYAIPAMYVHLTYAYTNTVPVDAYRGAGRPEAAYLIERLMDRIALETGLTPAEVRRRNFITPDQFPWKTPVGRTYDSGEFDGHMTRAMDVAGWDTIKDRVKAAKKAGKVRGIGMATYIEACGGGNPENAWLTLEKDGGVTLLIGTQSNGQGHKTAYAQLTSQHLDIPIDRITVIQGDTALIPTGTGTGGSRSLPVGGAAVDVGARKLVDVIKELAAAEMEVGIGDLEISGGEVRVVGTDKALAYDKIANLPGAGDKLKTHGTWTPPEPTFPNGTHIAEVEIDPETGQTQVIAYTVVDDFGVTINPTMLAGQVHGGIVQGIGQALLERTVYDKESGQLLTASFMDYAMPRADHIPNFHFETRNVPCVTNLLGVKGAGEAGTIGACPAVMNAMVDALWRAYGIKEIDMPATPQLVWSTIQDATAKTRAA from the coding sequence ATGACGCCGACGAAATTCGGAATGGGTCAGGCGCTGACCCGCCTCGAGGATGCGCCGCTGCTGAAAGGCGAGGGGCGTTATGTCGCCGACCTCGTGCCGGAAGGCGCCCTGGTCGGTTATGTCGTGCGTGCGCCTTATGCCTTTGCCGATTTCACCATCACCGATACCTCGGCCGCGCGCGCCATGAAGGGCGTCAAGGCGATCTTCACGGCCGAGGACCTGACCGAGATCGGCCTGCTGCCGCTGATGTCGGTCGTGCCGACCAAGAACCGCAAGCCGATCGTCGCGCCGCCCTGGGAGGTGCTCTGCTCGAAGACCGTGCGCCATGGCGGCGACGGCATCGCCTTCGTGGTCGCCGATACGCTGGAGCGGGCGAAGGACGCGGCCGAGGCGATCGAGGTCGACTATAGTCCGCGGGCGCCGGCGATCGACGCGGTCGACGCCTTGAAGCCGGGTGCGCCGCAGGTCTGGCCGGACATCCCGGGCAATCTGGCGGCCGAAGTGGTGCTGGGCGACGAGGCGGCAACGGAAAAGGCCTTCGCCAAGGCGGCGCGCACGGTCAGCCTGACCATCGTCAACAACCGCCTGGTCACCAATTACATGGAGACCCGCGGCTGCCTGGTCGAATATGACGCCAAGGCCAAGAGCTATACGCTGACCATGGGCAGCCAGGGTTCGCATGGCGTGCAGGCGATCCTGGCCGACAAGATCTTCAAGATCCCGAAGGACCGGATCCGGGTCATCACGCCTGACGTCGGCGGCGGCTTCGGCACCAAGACCTTCATGTTCCGCGAATATCCCCTGTGCATGCTGGCGGCGCAGAAGCTGAAAAAGCCGGTCGCCTGGGTGCAGGACCGCGCCGAACATTTCATGGCCTGCTCGCAGGGCCGCGACAATGTCTCGACCGCCACCGCAGCGCTCGACAAGCGCGGCAAGATCCTGGCCGTCAAGGTCGACACCATTGCCGACATGGGCGCCTATCTCTCGCAATATTCGACCTTCATCCCCTATGTCGGGGCGCTGATGCTGGCTGGCGTCTACGCCATTCCGGCCATGTATGTGCACCTGACCTATGCCTATACCAACACCGTGCCGGTGGACGCCTATCGGGGCGCCGGCCGGCCGGAAGCGGCCTATCTGATCGAGCGGCTGATGGATCGGATCGCACTGGAAACCGGCCTGACGCCGGCCGAGGTGCGCCGGCGCAATTTCATCACGCCCGACCAGTTCCCGTGGAAGACGCCGGTTGGCCGGACCTATGATTCCGGCGAGTTCGACGGCCACATGACACGCGCCATGGACGTCGCCGGCTGGGACACCATCAAGGACCGGGTCAAGGCCGCGAAGAAGGCCGGCAAGGTGCGTGGCATCGGCATGGCCACCTATATCGAGGCCTGCGGCGGCGGAAACCCGGAAAATGCCTGGCTGACGCTGGAAAAGGACGGCGGCGTGACGCTCTTGATCGGCACCCAGTCGAACGGCCAGGGCCACAAGACCGCTTATGCCCAGCTCACCTCCCAGCATCTCGATATTCCGATCGACCGGATCACCGTGATCCAGGGCGACACCGCGCTGATCCCGACCGGCACCGGCACCGGCGGCTCGCGTTCGCTGCCGGTCGGCGGCGCCGCCGTCGATGTCGGCGCGCGCAAGCTCGTCGACGTCATCAAGGAGCTGGCGGCGGCCGAGATGGAGGTTGGCATCGGCGACCTCGAAATCTCGGGCGGCGAGGTGCGGGTGGTCGGCACCGACAAGGCGCTCGCCTATGACAAGATCGCCAATCTGCCCGGCGCCGGGGACAAGCTGAAGACCCACGGCACCTGGACGCCGCCGGAACCGACCTTTCCGAACGGCACCCATATCGCCGAGGTCGAGATCGATCCGGAGACCGGCCAAACGCAAGTCATCGCCTATACGGTGGTCGACGATTTCGGCGTGACCATCAACCCGACCATGCTGGCCGGCCAGGTCCATGGCGGCATCGTCCAGGGCATCGGCCAGGCGCTCCTGGAGCGCACGGTCTATGACAAGGAGAGCGGCCAGCTCCTGACCGCCTCGTTCATGGACTATGCCATGCCGCGCGCCGACCATATCCCGAACTTCCACTTCGAGACCCGCAACGTGCCCTGCGTGACCAATCTCCTCGGGGTCAAAGGCGCCGGCGAGGCCGGCACCATCGGCGCCTGTCCGGCGGTCATGAACGCGATGGTCGATGCGCTCTGGCGCGCCTATGGCATCAAGGAGATCGACATGCCGGCAACCCCTCAGCTGGTCTGGTCGACCATCCAGGACGCGACGGCCAAGACCCGGGCTGCCTGA
- a CDS encoding sensor histidine kinase, with protein sequence MSEPRDADIANETASGGGGSARSSDRAEYGLWSLLKAALQPWNALGLEHQFLIAATLAVGLSMASLGYWVEQRVRSSWVQGMAQIGALSVQGYLARHVQMLDTSRVLPQESRDEIQSLLSRTSLGTGVAIIKIWGLDGSLIFSTRASDTHSELGARTIERVKAGQVVVHPYYDEVTGSSSYIGIYAPLRKEVTGEIIAIGEFYEYSNFLDQEIKDVKYATWLVIFLASFVIVILLQLMIKRASYLISAQQDLLRANLARAGALAERNNILRRAADRARLNATVLNEAYLASIGADIHDGPIQMLSLMMLKLPDTGVQAEEPGAAGRTTASVRADLEPLIQQTLADLRNLSAGLVLPEVENLSAAETVRLAITRHEHQTGTTVMRDVADMPLNVPRAIRVCAYRIVQEGLTNAYKHAGGHGQRVSARLQAGMLEIVVGDSGSAPPPRPLSSPAAAKLGLRGMKNRIKALRGSLVVRRLAGGGTEILASLPVRV encoded by the coding sequence ATGAGCGAGCCGAGAGATGCTGACATCGCCAACGAAACCGCATCGGGAGGCGGCGGTTCGGCGCGCAGTTCTGATCGGGCCGAGTACGGACTTTGGTCGCTCCTGAAGGCCGCCCTCCAACCCTGGAATGCGCTCGGTCTGGAGCATCAGTTCCTGATTGCCGCCACTCTGGCTGTCGGCCTGTCGATGGCGAGCCTGGGCTATTGGGTGGAACAGCGTGTCCGGTCGAGCTGGGTGCAGGGCATGGCGCAGATCGGGGCCCTGTCGGTGCAGGGCTATCTGGCGCGCCACGTTCAGATGCTCGACACGTCGCGTGTCCTTCCGCAAGAGAGCCGCGACGAGATCCAGTCCCTGCTGTCCCGCACCAGCCTGGGCACCGGCGTCGCCATCATCAAGATCTGGGGGCTCGACGGCAGCCTGATCTTCAGCACCCGGGCGTCCGATACGCATTCGGAGCTCGGCGCCAGAACCATCGAGCGGGTCAAGGCCGGCCAGGTCGTGGTTCATCCCTATTATGATGAAGTCACCGGCAGTTCCAGCTATATTGGAATCTATGCGCCATTGCGCAAAGAGGTCACGGGAGAGATCATCGCCATTGGCGAGTTCTATGAATATAGTAATTTTCTCGATCAAGAAATCAAGGACGTCAAATACGCTACGTGGCTCGTCATATTTCTTGCTTCATTCGTCATCGTGATTTTGTTGCAACTGATGATCAAGCGGGCGAGTTACCTTATCAGTGCCCAGCAGGATCTGCTCAGGGCAAATCTGGCGCGTGCGGGCGCGCTGGCGGAGCGCAACAATATCCTGCGGCGCGCCGCCGATCGCGCACGGCTGAACGCCACGGTCCTGAACGAAGCCTATCTCGCCAGCATCGGCGCGGACATTCACGACGGCCCGATCCAGATGCTGAGCCTGATGATGCTGAAATTGCCCGATACCGGCGTTCAGGCGGAAGAGCCGGGCGCGGCGGGCCGTACCACAGCCAGCGTCCGGGCGGATCTCGAGCCCCTGATTCAGCAGACGCTGGCCGACCTGCGCAACCTGTCGGCCGGCCTGGTGCTTCCCGAAGTCGAAAATCTGTCTGCCGCGGAGACGGTCCGGCTGGCGATCACGCGTCACGAGCATCAGACCGGCACGACGGTGATGCGTGATGTCGCGGACATGCCGCTGAATGTGCCGCGCGCGATCCGGGTCTGCGCCTATCGGATCGTGCAGGAGGGACTGACCAATGCCTACAAGCATGCCGGCGGCCACGGTCAAAGGGTCTCGGCGCGGCTCCAGGCCGGCATGCTCGAGATCGTGGTCGGCGACAGCGGCTCGGCGCCGCCGCCGCGGCCCTTGTCGTCGCCGGCGGCCGCCAAGCTCGGGTTGCGCGGCATGAAGAACCGCATCAAGGCGCTGCGCGGCAGCCTCGTCGTCCGCAGGCTGGCGGGCGGTGGAACCGAGATCCTGGCGAGCTTGCCGGTGCGGGTCTAG
- a CDS encoding SRPBCC family protein, which produces MGDLASTTVSRLINAPREAVYRAYLDPEALARWLPPGTMTGVVHVFDPREGGAFSMSLVYSGGEPAVRGKTSDTTDRFQGRFARLVPGEQVVWAVEFVSPDPSFAGEMIVETQLTPEAGGTRVTIRCDNIPRGIRPEDNEADCRSTLDKLAAFLNG; this is translated from the coding sequence ATGGGCGATCTGGCGAGCACAACGGTGTCGAGACTGATCAACGCGCCGCGCGAGGCGGTGTACCGGGCCTATCTCGACCCGGAGGCGCTGGCGCGCTGGCTGCCGCCGGGCACCATGACCGGCGTGGTCCACGTCTTCGATCCGCGTGAAGGCGGCGCCTTCAGCATGTCGCTGGTCTATTCCGGGGGTGAGCCGGCCGTGCGCGGCAAGACCTCTGACACCACCGACCGGTTCCAGGGCCGCTTTGCCAGGCTGGTTCCGGGCGAGCAGGTGGTCTGGGCGGTCGAGTTCGTTTCACCGGACCCGTCATTTGCCGGCGAGATGATCGTCGAGACGCAGCTCACGCCCGAGGCCGGCGGCACCCGGGTGACCATTCGCTGCGACAATATTCCGCGCGGCATCAGGCCCGAAGACAATGAGGCGGACTGCCGCTCGACCCTGGACAAACTCGCCGCCTTCCTCAACGGCTGA
- a CDS encoding DoxX family protein, whose product MDRLTSTLNSWAPTVLSLLRIVVGLLFLQHGLVKLLGFPMAPPSAPSLFSLIWFAGALEIVGGILLILGLFTRPVAFIVAGEMAFAYFIGHHPRSFFPIQNAGNLAILYCFVFFYLTFAGPGPISLDAQRSRNA is encoded by the coding sequence ATGGACCGACTGACCTCGACCCTCAATTCCTGGGCCCCCACTGTCCTGAGCCTGCTCCGGATCGTCGTCGGCCTGTTGTTCCTGCAGCACGGCCTGGTCAAGCTGCTCGGCTTCCCGATGGCGCCGCCGAGCGCCCCGTCGCTGTTCTCGCTGATCTGGTTTGCCGGCGCGCTCGAGATCGTCGGCGGCATCCTTTTGATCCTCGGCCTGTTCACCCGGCCGGTCGCGTTCATCGTCGCCGGCGAAATGGCCTTCGCCTATTTCATCGGCCATCACCCGCGCTCGTTCTTTCCGATCCAGAACGCCGGCAACCTGGCCATCCTCTACTGTTTCGTCTTCTTCTACCTGACCTTCGCCGGTCCTGGGCCGATCAGCCTCGACGCCCAGCGTTCGCGCAATGCATGA
- a CDS encoding S1C family serine protease, protein MLAVSPRFVLDDDAPGVSSPPAAAIDDGALLDAYSNAVIKVVDDVGPAVVKLTVTGRDGRRPGTGSGVIIAPDGLLLTNSHVAGGARAIKVATQDGRELSARLVGDDPDTDLALVRVDDPALLPAARLGDSKALKRGQLVVAIGNPLGFESTVTTGVISALGRSLRAQTGRLIDDVIQTDAALNPGNSGGPLVASTGEVVGINTAVIMGAQGICFAVASNTAQVVLGELIRHGHVRRAYLGVGAQQVAIPRRVALALNLAVESGAMIASVDTGGPAAKAGLRDGDVVLFLDGTPVTGADDVIRLMVSARIGRPLEVTYLRGGKIGYASVTPTERKR, encoded by the coding sequence ATGCTCGCTGTTTCCCCTCGTTTCGTCCTCGACGACGACGCTCCGGGCGTTTCGTCACCACCTGCCGCCGCGATCGACGACGGCGCCCTGCTCGACGCCTATTCCAATGCCGTGATCAAGGTGGTCGACGATGTCGGCCCGGCGGTGGTCAAGCTGACCGTCACCGGCCGGGATGGTCGCCGCCCCGGCACCGGTTCGGGCGTCATCATCGCGCCCGACGGCCTTTTGCTCACCAACAGCCATGTCGCCGGCGGCGCCCGCGCCATCAAGGTCGCGACCCAGGACGGCCGCGAATTGTCGGCGCGCCTGGTCGGCGACGATCCCGACACCGACCTCGCCTTGGTCCGGGTCGACGACCCGGCTCTGCTGCCGGCCGCCCGGCTCGGCGATTCCAAGGCCTTGAAGCGCGGCCAGCTGGTGGTCGCCATCGGCAACCCCTTAGGGTTCGAATCGACGGTCACGACCGGCGTCATCTCGGCGCTCGGCCGGTCGCTCAGGGCCCAGACCGGCCGGCTGATCGACGACGTCATCCAGACCGACGCGGCGCTCAACCCGGGCAATTCCGGCGGGCCGCTGGTCGCCTCGACCGGTGAGGTCGTCGGCATCAACACCGCCGTCATCATGGGCGCCCAGGGCATCTGTTTCGCGGTCGCCTCCAACACGGCGCAGGTCGTGCTCGGCGAGCTGATCCGCCACGGCCATGTCCGGCGCGCCTATCTCGGCGTCGGCGCCCAGCAGGTGGCGATCCCGCGCCGCGTCGCGCTGGCGCTCAATCTCGCGGTCGAGAGCGGCGCGATGATCGCTTCCGTCGACACTGGCGGCCCGGCGGCCAAGGCGGGCCTGCGCGACGGCGACGTGGTGCTGTTTCTCGACGGCACGCCGGTGACCGGCGCCGACGACGTGATCCGGCTGATGGTCTCGGCGCGTATCGGTCGGCCGCTCGAGGTCACCTATCTGCGCGGCGGCAAGATCGGTTATGCCAGCGTCACCCCGACCGAGCGGAAGCGGTAG
- a CDS encoding DMT family transporter, which translates to MPVLSRAVTGILLKVLSTMAFTCMSTLVRVAGKEVPVGQVVFCRSFFALIPLFIMLAWRDEIMDAFRVTSVSSHIKRGVIGATGMFSGFVGLTLLPLADSTAISYAAPLMVVPLAAIILGERVRIYRWSAVAIGFIGVVVILWPHLDIEALRAMSDGQTVGAMFALGGAVCAAFATIQVRKLVSTETTAAIVFTFMMLCAVLALLTWPLAHVLPIGQWIVPSVWQAVILVAVGVFGGLGQILLTVSYRHADTSLIAPFEYFSMIWAIVIGYFVFRDVPSVYVLAGGAIVVASGIFVIWREHQLGLERARQRKVSTPQG; encoded by the coding sequence ATGCCTGTTCTCTCCCGCGCCGTCACGGGAATTCTGCTCAAAGTCCTGTCGACCATGGCGTTTACCTGCATGTCGACGCTCGTGCGCGTGGCGGGCAAGGAGGTGCCGGTCGGCCAGGTGGTGTTCTGCCGGTCGTTTTTCGCGCTGATCCCGCTGTTCATCATGCTGGCCTGGCGCGACGAGATCATGGATGCGTTCCGGGTCACCAGCGTCTCCTCGCATATCAAGCGCGGCGTCATCGGCGCCACCGGCATGTTTTCCGGTTTCGTCGGGCTGACCTTGCTGCCGCTCGCCGATTCCACCGCGATCAGCTATGCGGCGCCCCTGATGGTGGTGCCCTTGGCCGCCATCATCCTGGGCGAGCGGGTGCGCATCTATCGCTGGTCGGCGGTCGCCATCGGTTTCATCGGCGTGGTGGTCATCCTCTGGCCGCATCTCGACATCGAGGCGCTCCGCGCCATGTCGGATGGCCAGACGGTCGGCGCCATGTTCGCGCTCGGCGGCGCGGTCTGCGCGGCCTTTGCCACCATCCAGGTGCGCAAGCTGGTCTCGACCGAGACGACCGCGGCCATCGTCTTCACCTTCATGATGCTCTGCGCCGTGCTGGCGCTTTTGACCTGGCCGCTGGCCCATGTGCTGCCGATCGGCCAATGGATCGTGCCCAGCGTCTGGCAGGCGGTCATCCTGGTGGCGGTCGGCGTGTTCGGCGGGCTCGGCCAGATCCTGCTGACGGTGAGCTATCGCCACGCCGATACCTCGCTGATCGCGCCGTTCGAATATTTCTCGATGATCTGGGCCATCGTCATCGGCTATTTCGTGTTCCGCGACGTGCCCAGCGTCTATGTGCTGGCCGGCGGCGCGATCGTCGTCGCCTCGGGCATTTTCGTCATCTGGCGCGAGCACCAATTGGGGCTGGAACGGGCGCGCCAGCGCAAGGTCTCGACGCCGCAGGGATAG
- a CDS encoding response regulator produces the protein MVEIAIAVVDDHPLLREGIAALIHRRDGFSLAATGSSADDIRTIIATSRPDAMIVDLNMPGDAYQAIAEAAKAAPEMKIIVFTASTSTDHALKALDAGARGYVLKGSSADDLMEAIAAACRGEIFITPYFAAKVIGALQTRAVEKTAHQNNKFSVREDQIVKLLLCGKQNREIASALSLSEKTVKAYMTNLMLKLHARNRVEVVIAAQKLRPAALDNGNLPPAHGQDHAAD, from the coding sequence ATGGTGGAGATCGCAATTGCGGTCGTCGACGACCACCCTCTTCTGCGGGAAGGCATTGCCGCCCTGATACACCGCCGCGATGGTTTTTCGCTTGCCGCAACCGGCTCGTCCGCAGACGACATCCGCACGATCATCGCCACCAGCCGGCCCGACGCCATGATCGTCGATCTCAATATGCCGGGCGACGCCTACCAGGCCATCGCCGAGGCCGCCAAGGCCGCGCCCGAGATGAAGATCATCGTCTTCACGGCATCGACCAGCACCGACCATGCCCTCAAGGCGCTGGACGCCGGCGCCAGGGGTTATGTCCTGAAGGGCAGTTCCGCCGACGACCTGATGGAGGCGATTGCCGCGGCCTGCCGGGGCGAGATTTTCATCACGCCCTATTTCGCCGCGAAAGTGATCGGCGCCTTGCAGACCCGGGCGGTGGAAAAGACCGCGCACCAGAACAACAAGTTCAGCGTCCGCGAGGACCAGATCGTCAAGCTGCTGCTTTGCGGCAAGCAGAACCGGGAGATCGCCTCCGCCCTGTCGCTCAGCGAGAAGACGGTCAAGGCCTATATGACCAACCTGATGCTCAAGCTGCACGCCCGCAACCGCGTCGAGGTTGTCATCGCGGCGCAGAAGCTCCGTCCCGCGGCCCTCGACAACGGCAACCTGCCGCCGGCGCACGGGCAGGATCACGCCGCTGACTAG
- a CDS encoding LysR substrate-binding domain-containing protein, translating into MPPLATLRAFDAAARHLNIRLAAEELGVTHGAVAQQVRALEASLGVALFEREPRGLALTPAGRAFHPQIRRAFVLIGGAMAAIEPARQHERRGVTVTVTPSFAARWLIPRLGRFAAIAPDVEVRVLASEVTERLGAAGLPDMAVRLAAPPFDRTLEVERLLADDLFPVCSPVVGATLATTDALADAMLLHDAHDSWPLWLELANAPAPRAVGRRFNQTALALAAALDGQGVALAPAALVADDLHFGRLVAPFGMDIRVASERAFYLLVPRLARMRPEVASFRRWLIAECRGDAAEMEE; encoded by the coding sequence ATGCCGCCTCTCGCTACCCTGCGCGCCTTCGATGCCGCCGCGCGCCATCTCAATATCCGCCTTGCCGCGGAAGAGCTCGGCGTGACCCATGGCGCCGTGGCGCAACAGGTGCGCGCGCTGGAGGCAAGCCTCGGCGTGGCGCTGTTCGAGCGCGAGCCGAGAGGCCTTGCGCTGACCCCGGCGGGACGCGCCTTCCATCCGCAGATCCGGCGCGCCTTCGTGCTGATCGGCGGCGCGATGGCCGCGATCGAGCCGGCGCGGCAGCACGAGCGGCGCGGCGTGACGGTGACGGTGACGCCGTCCTTCGCCGCCCGCTGGCTCATTCCACGGCTCGGGCGTTTCGCCGCCATCGCCCCCGACGTCGAGGTGCGCGTCCTGGCCTCGGAGGTGACCGAGCGGCTCGGCGCCGCGGGCCTGCCCGACATGGCCGTGCGTCTCGCCGCCCCGCCATTCGACCGGACGCTGGAGGTCGAGCGCCTGCTCGCCGACGATCTCTTTCCGGTCTGCAGCCCGGTCGTCGGCGCGACATTGGCGACCACGGACGCTCTCGCCGACGCCATGCTGCTGCACGACGCCCATGATTCATGGCCGCTGTGGCTGGAGCTTGCGAATGCCCCGGCGCCGCGCGCGGTCGGGCGCCGCTTCAACCAGACCGCTCTCGCTTTGGCGGCGGCGCTCGACGGCCAGGGCGTGGCGCTGGCGCCGGCAGCCCTCGTCGCCGACGACCTGCACTTCGGCCGGCTCGTCGCGCCTTTCGGCATGGATATCCGGGTCGCCTCGGAACGCGCCTTCTATCTGCTGGTGCCGCGCCTTGCCCGCATGCGGCCGGAGGTCGCGAGCTTTCGCCGCTGGCTGATCGCGGAATGCCGGGGCGATGCGGCGGAAATGGAAGAATAG